The DNA sequence aTTCCCTATGGTGTGGCATTCCCCTTTGCTATCATAGTATAGTGAACACATATCCAATACCGTGGATGCATCACCGCTCCAGTGCAAGTGCAGATTTTGATCATTCTCCCCAACATTTTTCAACAAAACTCCACTGCCTTCTTTGTCAGAATCCAGTTTTCTGTGCTTTAGAGTGTCAAATTTTGTTGTAAAATACTCTCTATTCATTCCCGATGTTGTTTCAGCCCATGAAATAAGTGAACTTGATATTGGAGAAAGCTGAAGCTCTGGTGCCACAGATAAAACAACTCCTTGTTGAAGCATACTGAGAACAACTTGATTAACTTCTGATTCCTCAACCTTGCTAATATCTTTCTCCCCCATCCAAACTCTGCTAACCTTCATCAGCTCGGATGTCAATCCACCAGATACATCAATGCAGATGACAGTAACTAGCCCCATTGTTGTACAAGCTGATAAACCATTTATGACTGCATCTTTTCTGGACACTACCTTCTGGTAATAGAGAGAAACTGTAACCATAAGTGGCACTCCATGTTGCACACATAGTACTACAACAGTAACAAGACCTGCTAAGATGGAAATCCTTCCATATGGCCTCAAAAAGGTTCTCTGAAGAACTTCCATCACCAAACCAACTGAGACATTCCCCTTAAGCTCTGGCAAATCACCACTGTCCCCATTCGATTTGCAGATCAGGCGAATAAGCACCACAAGAGCAACGGATACTGAGACCAAAAGAACAAATTTGTCAATGTAACAGATTGGTTTCTCGATTCGCCTCTCCAACAAGCCCTCCCTTTCAACTGTGAATATCATTTTCTCCTTTCTCTTTGACAGTTTCATCATCTTCCTTTCGCTCCAATAGTTTGTTATGGAAGGGAATGCAACAATCAGGATAACAGCAATTACTATGGCAACACCATCATGCCAACCATATTTAGGTCCCTCCTGCTTGAACTCTGTGGCAAAGGACAAACCAGCTGAGCATAACAGCACTGAAATTGCATAATTGTTGCGTTTGAAGCAAttccacaaacacttggtgaagcTTGTTCCATCATGCCCTGGCAACACCTTATAGTTCCCATTGCCAATAAGGCCCTCCTGTTCATCATACAACCAAACTGTTCACATAACACTACTATAAGAAAAGTAACATCCAAATAGTAATGTATAGATTGATACCTCAGTGTGTTGATCAGAAAGTGGTGAACAAAGAGGGCCATCATGCTCTACTTTCTCCTCTTGATCATCATCAGAGGCAATCTCAATTTCATGGTATGATTTGGATCTAGCAGGAGGCAATGCAGTGTATGGTGTTGATTTCTTGAGATAAATGAGAATTCCAATGTATTTGGTGGTTCTATGCCAAATCTTGATGTACCTGCTGCTAGTTATGAGTAAGCTAGCACCAAGATTATTAATGTTGGCACcaacaacaacatcatcatcaccaGACATGCTTGCAGTTAGTTAGTTGGTAGTTTTGTAAGGTAACTGAGGATCAGAATAGGAACAAGAATGAATGGTTGGTTCCTTGTTCATTTATGGAGAGAAAAGGCTAAATAAAGAGAGCATGAAGAATATCTGAAGAATCTAAGATCCTATCTTTCAATGCACAAACCAAATCATTTTGGTTAGTTGAGTATTGATTACTGAGTAGGAAAACAAGAGAATGgtcctatatttatatataaaaattaagtgtataaatgctatttttttatttttacttaaaaaGCTTGAAATTGCAATAGAATTTACAAGGTAGACATTAAACTCTACGCATgggtttgatttttagtttttttactaatattttattcGGGCACTTCTAGATAGCTGCCACGTGTCCACCTTTACGCGGGGCGGCTGGAAAAGTACTGCACTCACAATCACAAAATACTACACTAACTGACTTTTGCGGGCAGTGCATTGCCGGCCAGTGGAGTTTGGAAATTTGGCCCAAATTTCCTCATACATGATACATCTTTCCTTTACCtaacttttattatttcttcctcATAATAATTAATATCATGAGACTTGAGCTATATTATGGGTTTACGGCATGCGAAACACTGGAAAGTCGAATTGataattcaaaattaataaaagagCGAGTGAGCAATCCGGGTATGGTGTGGTTTATAAAATTGACTAATTTTGTCCCAATTAAATATTGATGGCTTGATTTTTATTGACatgaaaaacttaaaattttgagcTAGTTGTTAACTTCTACTTATAGTATAGGAAAGTTATCAGGTGTACCCGAGAATATCCATGTTCTAGTTGttttaatcgttaattttaattaatatatattatatatattttttataattcaaattaacagTTAAAATAATTAGAACACTGATGTTCTCGATACACTTGAAACTCTTCCTATATTCATTAGTTAAAAAATGAGCTACAGTATACTACTATACTGTAATGTACTAATGTGTCAGTTTTATCAGTTAGACAGTTACTATATGTGTCTTTGTGATACAACGAAGTCTGTGTAACTGTGTTCTGAAGGGTGTGCccgtaagaaaaataaatttaaaaaacaacGGCATTAGATCaaccaaaaaaaatgaaaaagatgtcGCCTAACCCAACCTAATTCAATTAGCGTCGAGCCATTTTCATTATACAATTTttacatcaaaaaaaaaaaagcacacgcAACGTTTTGTTCCCGCAAAACAAGTTGTAAGGAGCAGCAATGGTAAGTAGAAATGAAGTAAAAGAAACATTTCTCTTTTAATATTGGCTCACGACTCCTATGAGGACCATTATCGTTATCAGCCATTGTGAATGTGAAATGCAATGTAATGGTTAAAGGGGAACGAAACAAAAGCTGCATTTCACATGTCATGCTACCTACACTAGATTGTAATACACTATTCCATAGGGGAAGGCCCTTCTTCGTATGTGGTATCACCACCTTCCTCACAACCCAACATGATTGCCATTAGCATAAGCTTGCCTGCAACGGGGAAATCCTTGTGTTGCATCAATATTGCTTCAACTGAAGAACTTGTATCCCCAGGagtctccatattttcttgtctCAAGGGCAATACTTGGTCGAACCCTTCTTCGAAAGTTGCAGCTCCAGGTCCATAACACCTGCTTGAAGCCTGGAACAGTATGGTACTCTTCAAGTTCTGCAGGGTTTCCTCATCACTCCATCCTTCAACTATGTATGAATCATGGAGTTTACTCCAATCATCTTGACTAGCAGCTTTTCTCCAGCAATCTTCCAAAAGCCTTCTGTATACCTTGCGAAATGAGGCACTGGTCCATGCAAACACATCAAAGGCCCACAGCGAGAATTCTCGCCCTTCGCCTTCCAGGCACAACTTAATCAAGTCTTCTGGATGATGCAGCTGGTGTTCAACAAGTTGATTATCTTTAATCGAACGGAATCCTTCCATTACTTGCTCCTGCAGGTCAAGCAAAAGTGTATGAAAAGGACGCTTAAAAGAGTGAGGTGCGGCTTATTTTTGGTGCATAGTGCAATAAGTTCTCATGAAAACACAGAAAATATCAGTTTCGTATCTCAGGAGCCACATATAGGGAAACGTTAAACTACTTTTCAACATTGTTATTCAGACAATTTTGTCACCAAACACATCATTCGGAAATTAATCAAAGCATGCAAAATCATTGCGCAGCCACCTGTTACTTTCCGTTCCTTTTGAACTGAAGAAACTTTAGATTAgctccaaattttttttatcttctcaaaTTGTGTGTTTACTCTTTAACTTAGCAGCTTAGATCTCATACTTCAGATTTATTCAAACACAACCTTAAAAAGTTATCATGCAAACAGAGAAAggtgatttaattttattcacgTGTAATGTTCATGACAAAAGCAACTCAAGAAAATTTTCAGGAATTTCATTTTGAAATTGACAATTGATTTAAAAACCTTATTTCTACCTGTAATTTTAGGATCTTCAAATCAGCCTCAATGCGGTCCACCTTCACTTGAGTACCAGCATCTCTACCAGCTGTTGGACAGGCAAGGGAATTTTACTTATCACAAATATAATTTAGCAGGCATCGTCCAAAAAGTTAAGGCAGTTAGCTTTAAAACAACCATTTAAAACATTAACAGATagggaaacaaataaaaaaaaaaagaaaagaaaagtagttctgaaaaacaaacaaattctttTCCAGTGTTCTAAAAAAGGATTGAATTCCTTTAAAGTGAAAAAGTTGGTAAAGTGAGAATTTAATCACCATTAAATCAAGATAATGGGACTCAAATGATGGAAGTTACAAAATTAATGATGATTAAACCCTCAGTTTCTCCCTTTACCATGTTTCTCATTTTAAAGAATGTTTTTCCCTAAAAAACAGGCTGAATGCATACAAGATATGAGGAAATGAATCACAGACAAAATGGCTAGATGAATGATATGAGTGTGAAAATGTTGCTTAACTTGAACACCTGAGGGTGAACAGTTAATAAGCTCGCAGTTGGAAAATATCTAAGAAAAAGCTACACGGTGGCAATACCTGCAAAGGCAGCTATCTTTGAGAGATATAAAAGATTCTTTCTGTCACTTAGTTTTAGATTCAACTTCAAATACTCTTGTTCTCCTTCTTCAGCAACTGAGGTAGATTGAACATTTTGTGCTAGAGCCAATTCATGAAGTGTTTCTGAAGCAGACGAATATTGATGAAGGAACAAATCATGAAGCCAAAGAAGATCTGAATGCTCTTTTAAGAAAACAGACAGTTCCTCTGGAAATTCTTCACCAAGCCTCAAGAGCTCAGAGAATTGTCTGCTTTCATGAAGTTTCTTAAAGACATAGTAACTAAAACCCCCATCAGGACCCAAGCTCTCATGCTGCAAACCACAGAAACATTATTGGGGGAGGATGAGGTTAAAATAACATCAATACTAATCAAGAATGTCCTTCCAATAAAACTGGAAACACGTTACATATAAACCTTTGGTTGCTACAATACAATCATCATCATTGGAAATGTCTGGGGAAAAAAACAAACAAAGGATAAAATCGTACTCATACCATAATATTTCTCAGCAATTCTGAATCATTTACATCACAGCATATTGTCCACATAACTTTGTAGCATCCATG is a window from the Arachis hypogaea cultivar Tifrunner chromosome 17, arahy.Tifrunner.gnm2.J5K5, whole genome shotgun sequence genome containing:
- the LOC112767126 gene encoding putative calcium-transporting ATPase 13, plasma membrane-type isoform X1, which produces MSGDDDVVVGANINNLGASLLITSSRYIKIWHRTTKYIGILIYLKKSTPYTALPPARSKSYHEIEIASDDDQEEKVEHDGPLCSPLSDQHTEEGLIGNGNYKVLPGHDGTSFTKCLWNCFKRNNYAISVLLCSAGLSFATEFKQEGPKYGWHDGVAIVIAVILIVAFPSITNYWSERKMMKLSKRKEKMIFTVEREGLLERRIEKPICYIDKFVLLVSVSVALVVLIRLICKSNGDSGDLPELKGNVSVGLVMEVLQRTFLRPYGRISILAGLVTVVVLCVQHGVPLMVTVSLYYQKVVSRKDAVINGLSACTTMGLVTVICIDVSGGLTSELMKVSRVWMGEKDISKVEESEVNQVVLSMLQQGVVLSVAPELQLSPISSSLISWAETTSGMNREYFTTKFDTLKHRKLDSDKEGSGVLLKNVGENDQNLHLHWSGDASTVLDMCSLYYDSKGECHTIGNQKIKFEEVIKEMENSGLKPIAFAHKQTTVQELEQDELILLGLMGLEGTCQESRKLAMEELREAGLKIILVSEDAILVVNDIAQELGFELTVDDIFLEGKVLQDLNGSARLDKVDLALIMGSFCLEDKILMVQCFQEKGHVVAFVGKGTSSHSSVLQVADVGIIHDSLGTVVDTDSSGITIRCFNALKPIVMAGRNNYRNIQKFIQLQLTFSISGSLITLITTISTGESPLTAFQFIWVNFVMCLLGGLMMIMELSCEEKLLAIQSSRRSQSVITREILKSIAVQVLYQTWVSMMLKFSGHRTNEEKEVRKTMIFNSFLFCQVFNLLNTMNLLKKQVVKVVLKSYFFLVALAFCILVQVLMIEYAKCLAYCMRLNVPHWAICVLVGFSSCAFEWILKNLVVILSTNNASETSTSPSGLFNWSRWFYLPLGFPFLMLLFFPDQMKQILR
- the LOC112767126 gene encoding putative calcium-transporting ATPase 13, plasma membrane-type isoform X2, coding for MSGDDDVVVGANINNLGASLLITSSRYIKIWHRTTKYIGILIYLKKSTPYTALPPARSKSYHEIEIASDDDQEEKVEHDGPLCSPLSDQHTEEGLIGNGNYKVLPGHDGTSFTKCLWNCFKRNNYAISVLLCSAGLSFATEFKQEGPKYGWHDGVAIVIAVILIVAFPSITNYWSERKMMKLSKRKEKMIFTVEREGLLERRIEKPICYIDKFVLLVSVSVALVVLIRLICKSNGDSGDLPELKGNVSVGLVMEVLQRTFLRPYGRISILAGLVTVVVLCVQHGVPLMVTVSLYYQKVVSRKDAVINGLSACTTMGLVTVICIDVSGGLTSELMKVSRVWMGEKDISKVEESEVNQVVLSMLQQGVVLSVAPELQLSPISSSLISWAETTSGMNREYFTTKFDTLKHRKLDSDKEGSGVLLKNVGENDQNLHLHWSGDASTVLDMCSLYYDSKGECHTIGNQKIKFEEVIKEMENSGLKPIAFAHKQTTVQELEQDELILLGLMGLEGTCQESRKLAMEELREAGLKIILVSEDAILVVNDIAQELGFELTVDDIFLEGKVLQDLNGSARLDKVDLALIMGSFCLEDKILMVQCFQEKGHVVAFVGKGTSSHSSVLQVADVGIIHDSLGTVVDTDSSGITIRCFNALKPIVMAGRNNYRNIQKFIQLQLTFSISGSLITLITTISTGESPLTAFQFIWVNFVMCLLGGLMMIMELSCEEKLLAIQSSRRSQSVITREILKSIAVQVLYQTWVSMMLKFSGHRTNEEKEVRKTMIFNSFLFCQVLMIEYAKCLAYCMRLNVPHWAICVLVGFSSCAFEWILKNLVVILSTNNASETSTSPSGLFNWSRWFYLPLGFPFLMLLFFPDQMKQILR